The genomic stretch TTCATCAACGTGCTGAACGGCAGCGGCATCAGGATACTCAGGTGGCTGCGCGTGCCCTACGGAGCCCATCGCCATATCCACTCTCCGGAAGAGATTTATCTGCTCATCGCCGAGAGCCGTGACGGGGGGCTTCTTGAAGAGGATGAGCAGCGCCGTCTTCATAAGGCCCTGAAGCTGACGACAAGGACCGCAAGGGACCTTATGGTGCCCCGCCGCTCCATCGTGGCGATAGACAGCGCATCTTCACTGGAGAAGATTCTGTCACAGGCAGGCGAAGGCCCCTATACCAGAGTGCCGGTGTACCGGGAATCAATAGACCACATCATAGGATTCATTCATACCAAGGATCTCATGCTCCGCTGCTTCGAGCCCTGCGGCATCGGTGTACTGTCCGAGGCGCTGCGGCCCGCGGTCTTTGTCCCTGAGCACATTACCACGGATCGCCTGCTGTCGGTCCTTCGTGAGAAACGCAGTCACCAGGCGGTCGTCATCGATGAGTTTGGAGGCGTGAAGGGCCTGGTGACGCTGGAGGACGTCCTGACTGAGCTGCTCGGTGACGTGGGAGACGAGCTCAAGGCCGATCAGCCGGAACCTGAAAGACTCCCTGACGGCCGTGTGCGCCTTCCCGGCATCATGCGCCTTGACGGCATCGAAAGATGGACAGGGATTCCCTGGAAGGGCGGCTCGTCAACCGTGGGGGGCCACGTGGCAGAGGCTGCGGGGCGCATTCCTGCTGCAGGAGAGAGGATTACCATTGACGGTGTGCAGGTGGAAGTAGAGCAGATGGACTGCCATACCATAGTCTCCGTGCTCGTCACCCCGGTTTTACCCATTGAGAAAGAGAGAGAGCCGTGGAGATACTGATCCCGGTCATAATCATTAGTATCCTGATTCTCGTCAACGGGCTTTTCGTGGCGGCCGAGTTCGCTATTGCAGGTGTCTCCCGCGCCGCTGTCGAGAATATGGCGTCGAAAGGTCACCGCATTGCCCGTCAGGTCCTGCGTATTATCAGCGATACGCGCCTCCAGGACCGCTATATCGCCACTGCACAGCTTGGAATAACCTTTGCGAGCCTGGGCCTGGGAATGTACGGCGAGCACATTCTGGCAGGGTGGATAGCCGGGAGCCTTGATTCCCTCGGTGCCTCCCGCTGGCCTGCAGCTCACGGCCTTGCGAGCGTGCTTTCCATTGTCATTCTGACGTACTTTCATATCGTGCTGGGCGAAATGGTTCCGAAGTCTCTCGCGCTTCTTTCCGCCGAGCGGACCGTGCTGTGGATCACCCCGCTGATGGGCATCATTCAGAGCGCCCTTTATCCCCTTGTGATCGGACTGAACGCCACAGGCAACATTTTTTTGAAGCTGCTGGGCATCAGGAGGGAGTTTTCTGCCGGGAACTACCACACCCCGGAAGAGATAGAATACATTGTAAGGGAAAGCGAAGAGGGAGGCCTGCTTCGCGCCGAGGCGGGAAAAGTGCTGCGCGATCTCTTCGAGTTCGGCGACCTCACTGCAAGTGAAGTGATGGTTCCCCGCGTCCGTGTCACAGGGCTGCCGATGGACGCCGCAGAAGACCGCATTCTCTCTCTCGTAAGGCAGTCACGCCATACTCGTTACCCTGTGTACAGGGAAAGTCTGGATCACATCCTGGGAATGATCCATATCAAGGATCTTTTCCGTCTTCTGCGGTCAGGCAGGACGATCCAGGAGATCGACATAAGGGCAGTGCCTTATCTTCCGGAGACAACCGACCTGGATACCGTGCTCGCCGCCATGCGGAAGTCCCATGCGCAGATGGTGGTGGTGATGGATGAGCATGGCGGAACCGCCGGAATCATCACGCTGGAGGACCTTTTTCAGGAAGTGATAGGTGACATAGAGGAAGGCAGGGCTTCTGAGCCTGAGATTGCCAGGGATCAAGACGGCCGCCTCACCGTGAGCGGTACCGTGCGACTAGACGAAGTCGGAGAAATCTGCGGGATACCAATTGAGAATGAAGAGGTTGACACCGTGAGCGGCCTTGTGCTCATGCTGCTTGAGCGCCCCCCGGAAATCGGGGATGTCGTACATTACAGGAATATCCGTTTTGAAGTGACAGCAGTGGTGGGCCACGGGGTAAGGAAATGCACCGTCATTCCTGAGGCTGAGCCGGCCGATCAGGCGGGAAGATGATGCTGCACACCGCGGGGACGGAATTCTCCCCGGCAGGTAGGATAATCAGGCAGAAAATGAGAATGAGGAATAAAACCACCGCGGGGATTCCAGGTGTTTCATCAAGGATGCCCGGCCCGCCTCCTTTCTTTACAAAAGATGGCATTCTTATGATATACAACAGTGCTGAAGGGAGCGACCGCCACAGAGGGCTGGCAATCGCCTCATGTCCGAAAGAGGAGCCATGCAGCTACTGAAAGGATTAAAAGTCATCGAGCTGGCAAGCGTGCTGGCAGGTCCCGCCGTGGGCATGTTCTTCGCCGAGCTGGGCGCCACAGTCACTAAAATAGAGAACAAAAAAACGGGAGGAGATCTGACCCGCACCTGGAGGTCCCTCTCGGAAGACGACCACCCCGTCACTGCTTATTTTTCCTCGGTAAACTGCGGCAAAACCTATCTCAGCCTGGATTTGAGCGATGCCAGGGATTACGGGAGACTTCTGAAGCTTCTGGCCAGAGCTGATATAGTACTATCCAATTTCAGGGCCGACAGCGCAAAGAAGCTCAAAGTGGACTACAGGACGATAAAAAGCATCAACGCCAGGATTGTCTATGGGCAGATCAGGGGCTTCAAAGATTCTTCCCGGCCGGCATTCGACGTGGTGCTCCAGGCCGAGACAGGTTTCATGGATATGAACGGAGCGCCAGATGCCGAAGCCTGTAAAATGCCTGTGGCCCTTATTGATGTGCTGGCAGCCCACCAGCTCAAGGAGGGCATTCTCCTTGCCCTGCTGAAAAGGGAAAAAACCGGCAGGGGTTCCTATGTGGAGTGTTCGCTGGAGGAGGCTTCCATTGCCTCGCTGGTGAACCAGGCCAGCAGTTATCTGATGAACGGTACCATACCCCGCCGCATGGGCTCCCTCCATCCCAGTATCGCCCCTTATGGGGAAATTGTGTACACAAAAGACCGCAGGCCCCTGGTGCTCGCCATCGGAAGTGACAGGCAGTTTTCTGAGCTGTGCCGTCTGGTAGACATCAAGGAAACAGCACTTGACGGGCGGTTCATTGATAATCCCGGCAGGGTGGCCCGCAGGAAAGAGCTTCATGAAATCCTGTCGAGGGCATTTTCACTGAAAAGATTCGCACAAATCTACCCTGCGCTGATACAGGCCGACGTGCCCGTCGGCGCCATCAGGAACCTGAAAGAGGTGCTCTCAGCCCCTGCCGCTCAGCACATGATTCTTGAGGAGGATATTGAGGGGAAACACACGAGAAGGGTGAAAACGGTGGCGTTCACGATCTGCTAGGAAGCATTCTCTTTTCCTTCAGCAGCCACCTGCCGGCACACTCGTCACCGGTGAGAAAGAGAAGGAGCAGGCCCGCGGCAAAAAGGATAATGCACTGGGGCCCTGATACCAGCCAGAGATAAAAGGGATATCCGTCCATCTTCTCCTTGAGGGCTGTCACATCAGCTGCCGCAGTCGCCTTGCATGTCTTTTCAAAATCCCCTCTCTTCTCATAGGAGGAGGCTTTCCTTTTCTTGACTCTTCCCCATGAATCGGCAGTATAGTGAATGTTATGCATGGTATAGAACTCCAGGTCATTGTCGCTGTTGACCTTGAAGCTGACGGGTTTTCCCCCTGAGTGGATAAACCATCCCGAGAGAAATGTCCCTGCGCTGTCGTATTTCTGGAAACGGCAGAGGAAGCTCAGGAACACGTAGGAGTTTCCCCCGCGGTCCACGGCAACTCTGGTGTATGGCGCTATGGGAAGCTCTGTATGGGAGGTAATCCACGGGGTGAAGCCGCATGTGGCGAGGATACCATGCATAACAATGCTAATCCCGGTGATAAGCATGATCATGCCGATTACCTTGAGAGCTGCAAGGGGAAGGCTCATCCATCTGAATTGAGGCTTCATGCGACGGAGGAATTTCGGGATTTCCTTTAAGGTAATCATTACAAAGGTGCAGAGCCCTCCTCCGAAGAGGGAAACCGTGATCGTCGCCATGATCCCCAGGAAAAATGACCACGGGGGGGAAAAAGAGAGCATGGAGACAATCGATACAAGAGCGATGACGGCAGCGCACAGCATGAAAAAACGCGACTCTTCCGGGGTCATCCCCTCGGCCTGGGGGCGGGCCTTTTTCTTTTTGGGCTTTTCCCGCTTATGGAACTCTTCACTGAACTCTTCACTGAATATTTTTTTCATAAGGCGGGACTTGCTCCAGTAAGTCGCAAGGTTGAAAGTGTATCCCAGTAGAAAGCCAAATGTGGCAAAAAGCAAGAAGCCGGAAAATTTTCCAGGCAGCTGGCCGGGAGAGCTGGAGGAAAGATTTCCCAGGCCCGAGCAGAAGGCCAGGGCAAGAAATCCCAGGAGCATCTTCATGCCGGAGTCATCTTTGATCTTCACAAAAACGGTGAGGGCAGACTTTTTCTCTCCAAGCGGCGCAATCTCGCCTCTCAAGGCGAAGGAGACCCCTCTCACGTCAGGCGTGATAAGATCGGCTTCGAAGCCATTGCCCGACAACTCGCCGCGGAAGTGCTGAAAGGTGGAATCCTCAAGTTCGTAGCCACATTTCAGCATATGGCCCACCTTCTCGAGGACCTTCTCCTCAGGCAATGCCACCACTATTGAGAATGAATACCTGAAGAGGAGATAATTCAGAAAATGATTCTGCCGCTCCGTCATACTGCTATTTTATCATAAATTGGTCACAGTCACTACTGCTCCACGACCTTTGCCTCAAAGATGAGGGCGTCAGACTGCCTGCCACGTATGGCGGAAGTGCCGCACCGGGGTCTGTGCGCCCCTGAACTGCCAGAGCTGCGACGCCGGGCCGATGAAACTGGCCGCAAACCAGAGCGTGTGGATCGGGTTCGAGATGAAGTGCCTGGCCAGGGCCGCGCTGAAACGAAAATCACGGAATAAAGCGCATCGGAACTTTCTCAGCCAGTCTTCGGCGGTGAATCCATAGTCCTGTGTGCCGTCAACTTCGCGAATAAGGGCAAACTTGTCCCGCGCGCA from Candidatus Eremiobacterota bacterium encodes the following:
- a CDS encoding CoA transferase, with the translated sequence MQLLKGLKVIELASVLAGPAVGMFFAELGATVTKIENKKTGGDLTRTWRSLSEDDHPVTAYFSSVNCGKTYLSLDLSDARDYGRLLKLLARADIVLSNFRADSAKKLKVDYRTIKSINARIVYGQIRGFKDSSRPAFDVVLQAETGFMDMNGAPDAEACKMPVALIDVLAAHQLKEGILLALLKREKTGRGSYVECSLEEASIASLVNQASSYLMNGTIPRRMGSLHPSIAPYGEIVYTKDRRPLVLAIGSDRQFSELCRLVDIKETALDGRFIDNPGRVARRKELHEILSRAFSLKRFAQIYPALIQADVPVGAIRNLKEVLSAPAAQHMILEEDIEGKHTRRVKTVAFTIC
- a CDS encoding hemolysin family protein, which gives rise to MLSTWLVILFLIAVNALYVAAEFSAVSVRRSRIQQLAAEGNLFARQLLLSIKEAMALDRYVAACQIGITISSLVLGAYGQATLACELAPLFARWGSLQEAAAQSTSAVIVLVALTVLQVILGELVPKSIALQYSLQTALFSVVPMRFSMKILSWFINVLNGSGIRILRWLRVPYGAHRHIHSPEEIYLLIAESRDGGLLEEDEQRRLHKALKLTTRTARDLMVPRRSIVAIDSASSLEKILSQAGEGPYTRVPVYRESIDHIIGFIHTKDLMLRCFEPCGIGVLSEALRPAVFVPEHITTDRLLSVLREKRSHQAVVIDEFGGVKGLVTLEDVLTELLGDVGDELKADQPEPERLPDGRVRLPGIMRLDGIERWTGIPWKGGSSTVGGHVAEAAGRIPAAGERITIDGVQVEVEQMDCHTIVSVLVTPVLPIEKEREPWRY
- a CDS encoding hemolysin family protein — translated: MEILIPVIIISILILVNGLFVAAEFAIAGVSRAAVENMASKGHRIARQVLRIISDTRLQDRYIATAQLGITFASLGLGMYGEHILAGWIAGSLDSLGASRWPAAHGLASVLSIVILTYFHIVLGEMVPKSLALLSAERTVLWITPLMGIIQSALYPLVIGLNATGNIFLKLLGIRREFSAGNYHTPEEIEYIVRESEEGGLLRAEAGKVLRDLFEFGDLTASEVMVPRVRVTGLPMDAAEDRILSLVRQSRHTRYPVYRESLDHILGMIHIKDLFRLLRSGRTIQEIDIRAVPYLPETTDLDTVLAAMRKSHAQMVVVMDEHGGTAGIITLEDLFQEVIGDIEEGRASEPEIARDQDGRLTVSGTVRLDEVGEICGIPIENEEVDTVSGLVLMLLERPPEIGDVVHYRNIRFEVTAVVGHGVRKCTVIPEAEPADQAGR